A genomic region of Anopheles coustani chromosome 3, idAnoCousDA_361_x.2, whole genome shotgun sequence contains the following coding sequences:
- the LOC131261212 gene encoding uncharacterized protein LOC131261212: protein MAIRKLLQYDRNVLRRSFSTDHRHCRSKNETKLSSYDSYPDSMLHPMVKGTGGSFKWDITEPAKLTLYKLKDFIDEFTGGVAVRESQQKVNELQNKVSGLLDKRSKTELKLFEVKKKVTDVNAAQQSVSRDDINYFDLIREEFLLKSEKQNIENLLEVLSHEHQVLLLQLTHALSDVHAKERQEVNNMRVIKLFLTIVLGIAGFAGNAGYNHYKDRKVQQQLEVLVKYVEGEKARQGKTGESWGSYLYRQPGRFYRYMFTKQR from the exons ATGGCGATCCGAAAACTACTGCAGTACGATCGTAATGTGTTGCGGCGTTCATTTTCAACCGACCATCGTCATTGTcgaagcaaaaatgaaacgaaattgaGTTCGTACGATTCCTACCCCGACTCGATGCTTCATCCGATGGTGAAAGGCACTGGGGGCTCATTCAAGTGGGATATTACCGAGCCGGCCAAACTAACCCTATACAAACTGAAAGACTTTATTGACGAGTTCACCGGTGGAGTTGCAGTCAGAGAATCTCAACAAAAGGTAAACGAATTGCAAAACAAAGTTAGTGGGCTGCTGGATAAACGCAGCAAGACCGAGCTGAAGCTTTTTGAAGTTAAAAAGAAGGTGACTGATGTGAATGCTGCCCAGCAATCTGTTTCGCGGGACgatatcaattattttgaCCTCATCCGCGAGGAATTTCTG CTTAAATCAGAAAAACAGAACATTGAAAACCTGTTGGAAGTGCTCAGCCATGAACATCAGGTTTTGTTGCTCCAATTAACACATGCTCTCAGTGACGTTCATGCAAAGGAACGGCAAGAAGTTAACAACATGAGAGTCATTAAATTGTTTCTAACGATCGTGCTGGGCATCGCCGGCTTCGCAGGTAATGCCGGCTACAACCATTACAAGGATAGGAAGGTCCAGCAGCAGCTAGAGGTATTAGTTAAGTATGTGGAGGGTGAAAAAGCACGACAGGGAAAAACAGGCGAATCATGGGGCAGTTATTTGTACCGACAGCCGGGCCGATTTTATCGATACATGTTTACGAAGCAACGTTGA
- the LOC131272355 gene encoding uncharacterized protein LOC131272355, protein MASKRSRVMSLQSYLLPLAVFLLLTGSAVRVHGNTSSENRGLGTAQHCTDFNPQNALDIEQIMGIWYGSEVITHDGRDEGETVYDSCIVMHLADVTNSTPSAFDQSMYSGRGVGSPGSSNYEPRFATSYGYGSGVDGRGGYPYDQQGGGQGQLSNTYRNRQYAMAGQHQQEPHSLRYLRLIWDETKHTLEYTLRYNSSRPGFWISSSPQSGSMAQLQYVQFTGTVQVLKAVNNQLVLNFCQSLPGGQLFTVVLSRVPMGLAPEEVHSIRNLLRRRGLTTTSVRKVCQSGAIRSDLSFGAMLVLVVLSAVAKTLR, encoded by the exons ATGGCTTCGAAACGATCGCGTGTGATGTCACTGCAGTCCTACCTCCTGCCGCTGGCGGTGTTTCTCCTCCTGACCGGAAGTGCGGTTCGGGTGCACGGAAACACTTCATCGGAAAACCGAGGGCTCGGTACGGCGCAACATTGCACCGATTTTAACCCTCAGAACGCGCTAGACATTGAGCAG ATCATGGGCATCTGGTATGGCAGCGAAGTAATCACCCACGATGGCCGCGATGAAGGAGAAACGGTTTACGATTCTTGCATAGTGATGCATCTGGCGGATGTGACAAATTCG ACTCCTTCAGCGTTTGATCAGTCCATGTACTCCGGTCGCGGCGTGGGATCTCCCGGGTCGTCCAACTACGAACCCCGGTTCGCGACCTCGTACGGGTACGGATCGGGTGTGGACGGCCGCGGTGGCTACCCTTACGACCAGCAGGGGGGGGGACAGGGTCAGCTGTCCAACACCTACCGGAACCGGCAGTACGCGATGGCCGGCCAGCACCAGCAGGAACCGCACAGCTTGCGCTATCTGCGCCTCATCTGGGACGAGACGAAACACACGCTGGAGTATACGCTGCGGTACAACAGCTCGCGGCCCGGCTTCTGGATCTCGTCGTCTCCGCAGTCCGGCTCGATGGCTCAGCTGCAGTACGTTCAGTTTACCGGCACGGTCCAGGTGCTGAAAGCCGTCAACAACCAGCTCGTGCTCAACTTCTGCCAGAGTCTTCCGGGTGGTCAGCTGTTTACGGTCGTACTCTCACGCGTTCCCATGGGTTTGGCACCGGAG GAAGTGCACAGTATTCGCAATCTGCTGAGGCGGCGCGGTCTAACGACGACTTCCGTGCGAAAGGTCTGCCAGAGTGGAGCCATCCGAAGTGATCTTTCGTTCGGTGCGATGCTGGTGTTGGTCGTCCTGTCTGCCGTAGCCAAAACTCTGCGCTAA
- the LOC131261211 gene encoding protein fem-1 homolog CG6966, producing the protein MTSSQPSSDAAAVGQQTMAENGTMLPSVVESVFNAARSGNLLALKKWTSRLMPNDLKTLVTMKTNGVTPLLIACRNGHFDVVQYLIKRCHADVEQAGSVIFDGEQIEGAPPLWCASAAGHTNIVKLLVQHGAKVNSTTKTNSTPLRAACFDGHYEIVKYLVSHGADIEVANRHGHTCLMIACYKGHYKIAQYLLSLKTDVNRRSVKGNTALHDCAESGSLEILQLLLQHGATMDVDSYGMTPLLAASVTGHLPIVEHLIKLPFVSRDDRIAALELLGATYVDKKRDMLGALSFWKRAMEDRYNNSPVMPKPTRDPVPAYDYVQEVNNLSTLEELVMDPDEMRMQALLIRERILGPVHPDTSYYIRFRGAVYADSGRFDRCIELWTYALSMQQSILEPLNPMTQSSLLSFAELFSYMLGEVGRPITRGRIVPPIETSDMLVVFKKSISEVQLGQKMLDRMQYHERDHCALTRALVISLHLACLLVRLLDEEEEMCTEEMKHQILQALYDLVSLKIVSKTGQSALHLACYKDAALVGRYPVCQLPSPRLVKALLQVGADPNAQDDSGNTPLHMAAQTRPCPASLAQVLLEYGAHLDTKNVDGDTFETLLQNQQLHELVNPIKYTRLSCLAARAIKRYAINCQDEIPKCLLAFVDSH; encoded by the exons AAATGGACCTCCAGACTGATGCCGAACGACCTCAAAACGCTGGTTACGATGAAAACGAACGGCGTCACGCCGCTACTGATCGCCTGCCGGAACGGCCACTTCGACGTGGTACAGTATCTGATCAAGCGGTGCCACGCGGACGTGGAGCAGGCCGGTTCGGTCATCTTCGACGGCGAGCAGATCGAGGGCGCCCCGCCACTCTGGTGCGCATCGGCCGCCGGTCACACCAACATAGTTAAGCTCTTAGTCCAACACGGTGCCAAAGTGAACAGTACAACCAAAACGAACAGCACACCACTGCGGGCGGCCTGCTTCGATGGGCACTACGAAATCGTCAAGTATCTCGTTTCACACGGTGCAG ACATTGAAGTCGCAAATCGTCACGGGCACACCTGTCTCATGATCGCCTGCTACAAAGGACACTACAAAATCGCACAATATTTACTCTCGCTGAAAACGGACGTGAACCGGCGTAGCGTGAAAGGCAACACAGCCCTGCACGATTGCGCCGAGTCCGGGTCGCTGGAGATCCTGCAGTTACTGCTTCAACATGGCGCCACAATGGACGTGGATTCTTATG GTATGACTCCCCTGTTGGCCGCTAGCGTTACCGGACACCTGCCGATCGTAGAACATCTGATCAAGCTGCCGTTTGTGTCACGAGACGATCGCATTGCAGCCCTGGAGCTGCTCGGTGCCACGTACGTCGACAAGAAGCGCGATATGCTCGGTGCTCTATCGTTCTGGAAGCGTGCCATGGAGGACAG ATACAACAACAGTCCGGTTATGCCGAAACCGACGCGTGATCCGGTACCCGCGTACGACTACGTGCAGGAAGTGAACAATCTCAGCACGCTCGAGGAGCTCGTGATGGACCCGGACGAGATGCGCATGCAGGCCCTGCTGATACGTGAGCGGATATTGGGTCCGGTCCATCCGGACACGAGCTACTACATTCGGTTCCGCGGTGCCGTGTACGCCGACTCGGGTCGCTTCGATCGGTGCATCGAGCTGTGGACCTACGCGCTGTCGATGCAGCAAAGCATCCTGGAGCCGCTCAACCCGATGACGCAGTCGTCACTGCTGTCCTTTGCCGAGCTGTTCAGCTACATGCTCGGCGAAGTGGGCCGCCCGATCACACGCGGGCGCATCGTGCCACCGATCGAAACCTCCGACATGTTGGTCGTGTTCAAGAAGTCGATCAGCGAGGTACAGCTCGGCCAAAAGATGCTCGATCGAATGCAGTACCACGAGCGGGATCACTGTGCGCTCACCCGGGCGCTGGTCATATCGTTGCACTTGGCCTGCCTGTTGGTGCGGCTGctcgacgaggaggaggaaatgTGCACTGAGGAGATGAAACACCAGATCCTGCAGGCGTTGTACGATCTGGTTAGCTTAAAG ATCGTTTCGAAAACCGGTCAGTCGGCACTTCATCTGGCGTGCTACAAAGACGCAGCCCTCGTCGGACGCTATCCAGTGTGTCAGCTTCCATCGCCACGGCTAGTAAAAGCCCTGCTGCAGGTCGGCGCCGATCCAAACGCACAGGACGACAGTGGCAACACACCGCTACACATGGCTGCTCAAACACGACCATGCCCGGCCAGTTTGGCACAGGTTCTACTAGAATATGGTGCCCATTTG GATACGAAAAACGTCGATGGTGATACGTTCGAGACGCTCCTGCAAAACCAGCAGCTACACGAGCTGGTCAACCCGATCAAGTACACCCGGCTGTCCTGCTTGGCCGCTCGTGCCATCAAGCGTTACGCAATCAACTGCCAGGATGAGATTCCCAAGTGTTTGTTGGCGTTCGTCGATTCGCACTAA
- the LOC131272366 gene encoding uncharacterized protein LOC131272366, whose translation MCGILCIFRPGHRSSPPNGVCNGRPKETLRELAFQQSSKQRHRGPDHTGLVVDEGEGFVMVQERLAVLGVKTGNQPLTSADGTVHLVANGEIFNFLQMATMVREAGGELMPPYEPRSDCDVLVAFYERFGPEQLLKTVRGMFAFVLYDRKSQQILVARDPVGIIPLYVGRDRGGSLWMASEMKCLVDYCSEGVQVFPPGHAYCGRWESFKPTPYFSPRWIKEVPNGVVDLVELRKRLEAAVESHLQCDVPMGALLSGGLDSSLIASIATRILRRRSSNSTFRLKTYSIGLPGVGLDLGYARMVADFIGSDHTEVHFTLAEGLDYIRHAVYHSETYDVTTIRCIVPVMLLARYIRSEGLKMVLSGEGADELFGGYLYFHRAPNTAEFHRETVRRVLGLHLSDCLRANKGCAAWGLELRVPFLDTDFLQYAMSIRPEDRAPQEHVPEKYILRQAFATANYLPPEVLWRQKEQFSDGVGYSWIDTVSQWAAGRVSEAQFATASERFPFNTPSTKEAFYYRELFEEMFPGASCARTVQRWVPRTDWGCPEDPSGRKQHVHRGKVKDLGRIETKLE comes from the coding sequence ATGTGTGGCATACTTTGTATCTTTCGTCCAGGGCACCGAAGCTCACCTCCGAACGGTGTCTGCAATGGACGGCCTAAAGAAACCCTACGGGAACTGGCCTTCCAACAGTCAAGTAAACAACGTCACCGAGGGCCGGACCACACCGGCTTGGTGGTGGACGAAGGGGAAGGGTTCGTGATGGTCCAGGAGCGGCTAGCGGTGCTTGGGGTAAAGACGGGCAATCAGCCCTTAACGTCGGCCGACGGAACGGTACACCTGGTGGCGAATGGAGAAATCTTCAACTTCCTACAAATGGCGACCATGGTCAGGGAAGCGGGTGGCGAACTTATGCCACCGTACGAACCTCGAAGTGACTGCGACGTGCTGGTGGCCTTCTACGAACGGTTTGGCCCGGAACAACTGTTGAAAACTGTTCGCGGAATGTTCGCGTTTGTTTTGTACGATCGCAAAAGCCAGCAGATTCTCGTAGCTCGTGATCCAGTTGGAATTATCCCGCTTTACGTTGGCAGGGATCGTGGTGGGAGTTTATGGATGGCTAGTGAAATGAAGTGTCTGGTGGACTACTGCTCGGAAGGTGTGCAGGTGTTCCCGCCTGGGCATGCTTACTGCGGACGTTGGGAGAGCTTTAAACCAACGCCATACTTTAGTCCGCGCTGGATCAAGGAAGTTCCGAACGGTGTGGTGGATTTGGTGGAGTTACGCAAACGTCTTGAGGCGGCAGTTGAGTCTCACCTGCAGTGTGACGTCCCCATGGGTGCCCTCCTGAGTGGTGGTCTCGATTCCAGCCTGATTGCTTCGATAGCCACACGTATTCTACGTCGGCGTTCGTCGAACTCTACATTCCGCCTCAAAACCTACAGCATAGGACTTCCCGGTGTCGGCCTGGATCTCGGGTATGCCCGCATGGTGGCAGATTTCATTGGCAGTGATCACACGGAAGTGCACTTCACCCTCGCCGAGGGACTGGACTACATTCGACACGCGGTGTACCACTCGGAGACGTACGATGTCACGACGATTCGCTGCATCGTTCCGGTGATGCTGCTGGCTCGGTACATCCGCAGCGAAGGGCTCAAGATGGTCCTGTCCGGCGAGGGTGCCGACGAGCTGTTCGGTGGCTATCTCTACTTTCACCGTGCGCCAAATACCGCCGAATTCCACCGGGAAACCGTTCGCCGTGTGCTGGGACTTCACCTCTCCGATTGTCTACGGGCCAACAAAGGCTGTGCCGCTTGGGGATTGGAGCTTCGCGTGCCCTTCCTCGACACCGATTTCCTCCAGTACGCCATGTCGATCCGGCCCGAAGACCGCGCACCACAAGAGCACGTCCCGGAAAAGTACATACTCCGGCAGGCGTTCGCCACCGCGAACTACCTTCCACCGGAAGTGTTGTGGCGTCAGAAGGAACAGTTTTCCGATGGCGTAGGCTATTCGTGGATCGACACCGTGTCCCAGTGGGCTGCGGGACGTGTTAGTGAAGCGCAGTTTGCCACCGCCAGCGAACGCTTTCCGTTCAACACACCGTCCACTAAGGAAGCGTTCTACTATCGGGAGCTTTTCGAGGAAATGTTTCCGGGCGCTAGTTGCGCCAGGACGGTGCAGCGGTGGGTTCCCCGGACGGATTGGGGTTGTCCGGAGGATCCATCTGGCCGGAAGCAGCATGTGCATCGGGGGAAGGTAAAGGATCTGGGTAGGATAGAAACGAAgcttgaataa
- the LOC131258531 gene encoding mitochondrial potassium channel-like, with translation MFSKRIVMCTAHSWKQTPLGTNYIILVRTFADRAKAIDTPTQEKESYQYYTISPEDGKPNSTQQSSANLALRRISLIDLAKSKLYEAQSFYDEFSGMSEVKMAQNKVIEIQDQLQLVQERRRHILLELTLVRKQLQDIHIELQKATRGEHRYVELIKQEFDVIAREKEKNQIFQIIDQEERELFSHLTAAVKTSHEKERTQANNVKYWSIIASGVGALLGIVATSINYYFRNTQFETIRRAAEESNQKLLVVEQKLSNLEASLGKMNVEWNRYLVAKRVAEQRLVTRPITESWGSYLRRHTSRFFRFFIPKA, from the exons atgttttcaaaaaggATTGTAATGTGCACAGCACATAGCTGGAAGCAAACACCGCTAGGAACAAATTACATCATACTGGTACGCACGTTTGCTGATCGAGCCAAGGCAATCGATACCCCAACTCAAGAGAAGGAATCCTATCAATATTATACCATTTCGCCGGAAGATGGCAAACCAAATTCCACCCAACAATCGTCAGCAAATCTAGCTTTGCGCCGTATCAGTTTGATCGATCTGGCCAAAAGTAAGCTGTACGAAGCACAATCGTTTTACGACGAGTTCAGCGGCATGAGCGAGGTGAAAATGGCCCAGAACAAGGTGATTGAAATACAGGACCAACTGCAGCTGGTGCAGGAACGCCGGCGCCACATTTTGCTTGAGCTGACGCTGGTTAGGAAACAGCTGCAGGATATCCATATCGAGCTGCAGAAAGCGACCCGCGGTGAACATCGCTACGTGGAGTTGATCAAGCAAGAGTTTGAT GTGATAGCAcgagagaaggagaaaaatcaaATCTTTCAAATCATCGATCAGGAGGAACGGGAACTATTCTCGCACTTGACGGCGGCCGTGAAAACTTCGCATGAAAAAGAACGAACGCAGGCTAACAACGTGAAGTACTGGTCGATCATCGCTTCCGGAGTCGGTGCTCTGTTGGGTATTGTGGCCACGTCTATCAATTACTACTTTCGCAACACACAGTTCGAAACCATACGGAGGGCGGCAGAAGAGAGCAATCAAAAGTTGCTGGTTGTGGAACAAAAACTAAGCAACTTGGAAGCGTCCTTGGGAAAGATGAATGTAGAGTGGAACCGCTATTTGGTCGCCAAACGTGTAGCGGAACAGCGGTTGGTAACGCGACCGATAACGGAATCGTGGGGAAGTTACCTTCGCCGGCATACGTCACGATTCTTCCGATTTTTCATACCGAAGGCGTAG